A genomic window from Macaca mulatta isolate MMU2019108-1 chromosome 19, T2T-MMU8v2.0, whole genome shotgun sequence includes:
- the EIF3K gene encoding eukaryotic translation initiation factor 3 subunit K, whose protein sequence is MAMFEQMRANVGKLLKGIDRYNPENLATLERYVETQAKENAYDLEANLAVLKLYQFNPAFFQTTVTAQILLKALTNLPHTDFTLCKCMIDQAHQEERPIRQILYLGDLLETCHFQAFWQALDENMDLLEGITGFEDSVRKFICHVVGITYQHIDRWLLAEMLGDLSDSQLKVWMSKYGWSADESGQIFICSQEESIKPKNIVEKIDFDSVSSIMASSQ, encoded by the exons ATGGCGATGTTTGAACAGATGAGAGCTAACGTGGGCAAGTTGCTCAAGGGTATCGACAG GTACAATCCTGAGAACCTGGCCACCCTGGAGCGCTATGTGGAGACGCAGGCCAAGGAAAATGCCTATGATCTGGAAGCCAACCTGGCTGTCCTGAAGCT GTACCAGTTCAACCCAGCCTTCTTTCAGACCACGGTCACCGCCCAGATCCTGCTGAAGGCCCTCACCAACCTGCCGCACACAGATTTCACCCTATGCAAGTGCATGATCGACCAGGCACAT CAAGAAGAAAGGCCAATCCGACAGATTTTGTACCTTGGGGACCTGCTGGAGACCTGCCACTTCCAGGCCTTCTGG CAAGCCCTGGATGAAAACATGGACCTCTTGGAAGGTATAACTGGCTTTGAAGACTCTGTCCGAAAGT TTATCTGCCATGTTGTGGGTATCACTTACCAGCACATCGACCGCTGGCTGCTGGCCGAGATGCTCGGGGATCTGTCGG ACAGCCAGCTAAAGGTGTGGATGAGCAAATACGGCTGGAGTGCTGACGAGTCGGGGCAGATCTTCATCTGTAGCCAAGAAGAGAGCATTAAACCCAAAAACATTGTGGAGAAGATTGACTTTGACA GTGTGTCCAGCATCATGGCCTCCTCCCAGTAA
- the EIF3K gene encoding eukaryotic translation initiation factor 3 subunit K isoform X1, with amino-acid sequence MAMFEQMRANVGKLLKGIDRYNPENLATLERYVETQAKENAYDLEANLAVLKLYQFNPAFFQTTVTAQILLKALTNLPHTDFTLCKCMIDQAHQEERPIRQILYLGDLLETCHFQAFWQALDENMDLLEGITGFEDSVRKYSQLKVWMSKYGWSADESGQIFICSQEESIKPKNIVEKIDFDSVSSIMASSQ; translated from the exons ATGGCGATGTTTGAACAGATGAGAGCTAACGTGGGCAAGTTGCTCAAGGGTATCGACAG GTACAATCCTGAGAACCTGGCCACCCTGGAGCGCTATGTGGAGACGCAGGCCAAGGAAAATGCCTATGATCTGGAAGCCAACCTGGCTGTCCTGAAGCT GTACCAGTTCAACCCAGCCTTCTTTCAGACCACGGTCACCGCCCAGATCCTGCTGAAGGCCCTCACCAACCTGCCGCACACAGATTTCACCCTATGCAAGTGCATGATCGACCAGGCACAT CAAGAAGAAAGGCCAATCCGACAGATTTTGTACCTTGGGGACCTGCTGGAGACCTGCCACTTCCAGGCCTTCTGG CAAGCCCTGGATGAAAACATGGACCTCTTGGAAGGTATAACTGGCTTTGAAGACTCTGTCCGAAAGT ACAGCCAGCTAAAGGTGTGGATGAGCAAATACGGCTGGAGTGCTGACGAGTCGGGGCAGATCTTCATCTGTAGCCAAGAAGAGAGCATTAAACCCAAAAACATTGTGGAGAAGATTGACTTTGACA GTGTGTCCAGCATCATGGCCTCCTCCCAGTAA
- the EIF3K gene encoding eukaryotic translation initiation factor 3 subunit K isoform X2 produces the protein MAMFEQMRANVGKLLKGIDRYQFNPAFFQTTVTAQILLKALTNLPHTDFTLCKCMIDQAHQEERPIRQILYLGDLLETCHFQAFWQALDENMDLLEGITGFEDSVRKFICHVVGITYQHIDRWLLAEMLGDLSDSQLKVWMSKYGWSADESGQIFICSQEESIKPKNIVEKIDFDSVSSIMASSQ, from the exons ATGGCGATGTTTGAACAGATGAGAGCTAACGTGGGCAAGTTGCTCAAGGGTATCGACAG GTACCAGTTCAACCCAGCCTTCTTTCAGACCACGGTCACCGCCCAGATCCTGCTGAAGGCCCTCACCAACCTGCCGCACACAGATTTCACCCTATGCAAGTGCATGATCGACCAGGCACAT CAAGAAGAAAGGCCAATCCGACAGATTTTGTACCTTGGGGACCTGCTGGAGACCTGCCACTTCCAGGCCTTCTGG CAAGCCCTGGATGAAAACATGGACCTCTTGGAAGGTATAACTGGCTTTGAAGACTCTGTCCGAAAGT TTATCTGCCATGTTGTGGGTATCACTTACCAGCACATCGACCGCTGGCTGCTGGCCGAGATGCTCGGGGATCTGTCGG ACAGCCAGCTAAAGGTGTGGATGAGCAAATACGGCTGGAGTGCTGACGAGTCGGGGCAGATCTTCATCTGTAGCCAAGAAGAGAGCATTAAACCCAAAAACATTGTGGAGAAGATTGACTTTGACA GTGTGTCCAGCATCATGGCCTCCTCCCAGTAA
- the EIF3K gene encoding eukaryotic translation initiation factor 3 subunit K isoform X3, with translation MIDQAHQEERPIRQILYLGDLLETCHFQAFWQALDENMDLLEGITGFEDSVRKFICHVVGITYQHIDRWLLAEMLGDLSDSQLKVWMSKYGWSADESGQIFICSQEESIKPKNIVEKIDFDSVSSIMASSQ, from the exons ATGATCGACCAGGCACAT CAAGAAGAAAGGCCAATCCGACAGATTTTGTACCTTGGGGACCTGCTGGAGACCTGCCACTTCCAGGCCTTCTGG CAAGCCCTGGATGAAAACATGGACCTCTTGGAAGGTATAACTGGCTTTGAAGACTCTGTCCGAAAGT TTATCTGCCATGTTGTGGGTATCACTTACCAGCACATCGACCGCTGGCTGCTGGCCGAGATGCTCGGGGATCTGTCGG ACAGCCAGCTAAAGGTGTGGATGAGCAAATACGGCTGGAGTGCTGACGAGTCGGGGCAGATCTTCATCTGTAGCCAAGAAGAGAGCATTAAACCCAAAAACATTGTGGAGAAGATTGACTTTGACA GTGTGTCCAGCATCATGGCCTCCTCCCAGTAA